From the Brassica napus cultivar Da-Ae chromosome A8, Da-Ae, whole genome shotgun sequence genome, one window contains:
- the LOC106360920 gene encoding probable carotenoid cleavage dioxygenase 4, chloroplastic yields MYSVSSSSFISTFSPKPSLHLRHSSSSRLLPRINSTVVEERSPIINPSENNGPPHKKLYTRTNRNAVASPAKLRPETTLVAALFTTVEDAINTFIDPPSRPSVDPKHVLSGNFAPVLDELPPTECEIIHGSLPPSLDGAYIRNGPNPQFLPRGPYHLFDGDGMLHAIRIRNGKATLCSRFVKTYKYNVEKQNGAPVIPNVFSGFNGVTASVARGALTALRVLAGQYNPVNGIGLANTSLAFFCNRLFALGESDLPYAVRLTDTGDIETIGRFDFDGKLEMSMTAHPKTDPETGETFAFRYSPVPPFLTFFRFDSTGKKQRDVPVYSLTSPSFVHDFAITKRHAIFAEIQIVMRMNIMDLVLEGGSPVGADNRKTPRLGVIPRNAGDDSEMKWFEVPGFNIIHAINAWDENDGTTVVLIAPNIMSIEHTLERMDLVHSLVEKVKIDLVTGIVTRHPISARNLDFAVINPAFLGRRSRYVYAAIGDPMPKISGVVKLDVSKGDRDDCTVARRMYGPGCYGGEPFFVARDPGDQEAEEDDGYVVTYVHDEVAGESKFLVMDAKSPELEIVAAVRLPRRVPYGFHGLFVKESDVNKL; encoded by the exons ATGTACTctgtttcttcctcttccttcatCTCTACATTCTCTCCTAAACCCTCTCTTCATCTTCGCCACTCATCTTCCTCTCGTCTTCTTCCCCGTATCAACTCCACCGTCGTCGAAGAACGATCCCCGATCATTAACCCAAGCGAAAACAATGGCCCTCCTCATAAGAAACTCTACACTCGGACTAACCGCAACGCAGTTGCATCTCCGGCGAAACTCCGACCAGAAACGACTCTCGTAGCAGCCCTCTTCACCACCGTAGAAGATGCCATCAACACGTTCATCGATCCACCGTCACGTCCTTCCGTAGATCCAAAACACGTTCTCTCAGGTAACTTCGCTCCTGTTCTCGACGAGCTTCCTCCAACGGAATGTGAGATCATCCACGGCTCTCTTCCTCCGTCTCTTGACGGCGCTTACATCCGTAACGGCCCGAACCCACAGTTTCTCCCTCGTGGCCCTTACCACCTATTCGACGGTGACGGCATGCTTCACGCGATTCGTATCCGTAATGGTAAAGCCACGCTCTGTAGCAGATTCGTCAAGACTTATAAGTACAACGTCGAGAAACAAAACGGAGCTCCCGTGATACCTAACGTGTTTTCGGGATTTAACGGCGTGACGGCGTCAGTTGCTCGTGGAGCTTTAACGGCGTTAAGGGTTTTAGCGGGACAGTATAATCCGGTTAACGGCATTGGTTTGGCTAATACGAGTCTAGCGTTCTTCTGTAACCGTCTCTTCGCTTTAGGAGAATCTGATTTACCCTACGCCGTACGATTAACGGACACTGGAGATAT agaaacgatcGGACGGTTCGATTTCGACGGGAAGTTAGAGATGAGCATGACAGCTCACCCGAAAACCGATCCTGAAACCGGAGAAACGTTCGCTTTCCGGTACAGTCCGGTTCCACCGTTTTTAACGTTTTTCCGGTTTGATTCAACCGGGAAGAAACAAAGAGACGTTCCGGTTTACTCCTTGACGTCTCCATCGTTCGTTCACGACTTCGCGATCACGAAGAGGCACGCAATCTTCGCGGAGATTCAGATCGTGATGAGGATGAATATAATGGATCTGGTGCTCGAGGGGGGATCTCCGGTTGGTGCTGACAACCGGAAAACGCCGCGGCTCGGAGTGATTCCTCGTAACGCCGGCGATGATTCGGAGATGAAATGGTTTGAAGTTCCTGGATTCAACATCATTCACGCTATCAATGCTTGGGATGAAAACGATGGAACCACCGTCGTTTTGATCGCTCCGAATATTATGTCCATCGAGCATACGTTAGAGAGGATGGATCTCGTTCACTCCTTGGTGGAGAAGGTGAAGATCGATCTCGTCACAGGAATCGTGACACGTCATCCGATCTCCGCGAGGAACCTCGATTTCGCGGTGATCAATCCGGCGTTTCTCGGGAGGCGGAGCCGGTACGTGTACGCGGCGATCGGGGATCCGATGCCGAAGATCTCCGGAGTGGTGAAGCTCGACGTGAGTAAAGGCGATCGGGATGATTGCACGGTGGCGCGTAGAATGTACGGTCCAGGTTGTTACGGCGGCGAACCGTTTTTCGTAGCGAGGGATCCTGGTGATCAGGAGGCAGAGGAGGATGACGGTTACGTGGTGACATATGTTCACGATGAGGTGGCTGGAGAGTCGAAGTTTTTGGTGATGGACGCGAAGTCGCCGGAGCTTGAAATCGTCGCGGCCGTGAGGTTGCCGCGAAGGGTTCCGTACGGATTCCACGGACTATTTGTAAAGGAGAGCGACGTTAATAAGCTTTAA